CGGAGGAGCCGCCACCGATCATCCACCCGCACGGCCCGGATGGTGTCGGTGCCGGCCTCGATGTCGATCGAAGCGACATCATCCTCGAGAAAGTCGATGACGTCCCGCGAGCGCCAGTCATCGGTCTTCCGCTCGAGATCGTTCACGAACCAACCCGAGGCGATGATCACTTCGTCGCCGCCATCGATGAGGAGCGCTCGTTTCGATCCCAGTGGAAGCTCGTCTCCCACCGCGATCGATCGCTCGCCGCCGCCTGCCATCTCGAGCGTCACCTCGGCCGCCGGGTCATCCAGGCCGTACTCGGCCGGTTCGATCTCTTCCACGGCGATACGACGGTCGGCTGTCAGATTGGCCAACGAGCCGAGGGTCGAACTCACCGTAGAGCTGTCGGCCGGAAAATCGAAAGGCGCGCGCAACCGCCATTGCTCGCCAACCCTCTCGAGCCGTACGTGTCCGGATTCGCTCTCGATCTCGATGGCCTGAACGTCATCTCGATCGAAGTCGTGCAGCACCTTGTCCGCCTCTTTGCGTGCCTCCTCCGTGGTCGGCTGGTGGCGCTCAAATATCAGAATATATGCCAGTACAGCTATGACAACCGCTGCGAGAATTATGAGGTTTTTGCTTTTCACGGAGCTCTCCTCATGATGAATTAGGAATTAGGAGTTAGGAATTAGGAATTCCCAACCCTTCCCCCCGGTAGAGATCACCGTCACGGGCGGGTGGGCGGCATTCCTCATTCCTCATTCCTCATTCGCCAATCGTTAGTGGCGTCGACGGCGCCATACGAGAATGCCGGCCAGAATCGCCGCTCCGGGCATGGCGATGAGCACCAGTAGCAACAGATTGCGCATCTGCTGCTGGGTCAGAAAGAGGCTCACCTGCTCCACATCGCGCGGTGGAATACCGACCAGGTCCTCGCGCGCGGCCAACCAGTTGAAGGCGCCCACCGCCAGCACCGAGTTACCGGCGTTGGAGATGTCGAGGTCGGTCAGGAAATCCGAATCACCGAAGACGACAAGGCGATAGCCCTCCGGCTCGGAGTCCTCCCCGGAAGCCGTCAATTCGGTGCCGCCTTCAACTGCAACCCCGACCGCCACCGGTCCGGCGTTGTCGGCGTCGTCGAGCGCCACCGGATCGCCACGCAGGAGCATTTCGAGATCGGTCTCTCCCCAACCCTCGCTCGAGGTCTGCACCAACACCGAGGCATCCTCGCCATCAGCCGCCAGTGAACGCGAAACCGTGAAGAGCACAGCAAAGCCTTCGAGCCCCTGGGTCATTTCATGTGTCGGAAAGTCATCCAGATAAACTGCCGAAAGGTCATAGAAGGGAAGCCGCCGAGATGGATCGACCACCAGATCGTCGCGGACGATCACGCCACGTTCGGCGAGCATCGCCTCGAGCCGGGTCGACCGCATCGTGCCGCCCGGCTGGATCAGCGGATCGATCGCCACCAACAGCCGACCACCTGCGTCGAGGAAGGCATTCAAGGCGTCGATCTCCACCTCGGTGAAGGCCGCGGTCGGTCCCACGATCGCGAGGACGTCGGCATCCTCCGGGATCTCGCCCGAGAGCAGGCTGGTGTTGGCGATCTCCATGTTCTCGCGCTTGAGGCTTTCCTCGAGAATCTGGAGGCTTCGACCGGAGCTGCCCGTATCGAGGGACGCCTCCCCGTGTCCGGTCACGACGTAGATCTTCGGCACGTCCGGAGCGACCAGGGAGAGAATCGCGGATGTGAACTGCTCCTCGCCCTTGAACGCACGCATCGTCGGGCCCTGTCCGTACTGCATCCCCGAGTAGTCCATTTCGGCCATCTGATCCGAGGTCACGTACTTGGTGCGGTCCCCGTAGACGAAGACCACGGTGTCCGCGACCTGCACGCCGTACTGCTCGGCCAATTGGGTGGTCTTGAGCGGTTCTTTCTCCGGATCGATGTACTCGACCGTGATCTTGTCCGACGCCGCCTTGTAGCGCTCGAGAAGCTCCTGGACCTGATCGAACATCGACGTCTGCGGGGTCATGAAGACCACCACCTTGATCTCGTCAGTCAGGTCCGAGAGGATGTTTTCGGTCTTTTCCGACAGGCTGTAGATCTGGGTCGTGGTCCAGTCGGACCGAACGTAATTTCGGGCCGAAATCCAGTTGATCATCACCGTCAAGGCGACGACGAGAATCACCGCGACAACGCCGGAAATCGTGTAACGAACGGCTTGCTGCCTCATACCGTCACCTCCACTTCTTGACTTCGAGAGACTTGGTGGCGAGGAAGAGGAAGAGCACGCCCGCCGACAGCTGGTAGATCACGTGCCGGGAGTCGACGATGCCCTTGGCGAAATCGTCCATTTGAGTCCACAGATTCATATTCCCGAGAGCGGACTTGATGAATGAGTCGGAGACCATGAGCTGTTCGACTAGGCCGATGGAGAAGAGAATCACCATCGCCGCGAAGGCGATGATCGCTGCGATCAGCTGGTTGTCGGTCAGGGTCGAGCTGAAGGTACCGACCGCGATGAAGAAGAAGCCGA
Above is a genomic segment from Acidobacteriota bacterium containing:
- a CDS encoding GldG family protein, whose protein sequence is MRQQAVRYTISGVVAVILVVALTVMINWISARNYVRSDWTTTQIYSLSEKTENILSDLTDEIKVVVFMTPQTSMFDQVQELLERYKAASDKITVEYIDPEKEPLKTTQLAEQYGVQVADTVVFVYGDRTKYVTSDQMAEMDYSGMQYGQGPTMRAFKGEEQFTSAILSLVAPDVPKIYVVTGHGEASLDTGSSGRSLQILEESLKRENMEIANTSLLSGEIPEDADVLAIVGPTAAFTEVEIDALNAFLDAGGRLLVAIDPLIQPGGTMRSTRLEAMLAERGVIVRDDLVVDPSRRLPFYDLSAVYLDDFPTHEMTQGLEGFAVLFTVSRSLAADGEDASVLVQTSSEGWGETDLEMLLRGDPVALDDADNAGPVAVGVAVEGGTELTASGEDSEPEGYRLVVFGDSDFLTDLDISNAGNSVLAVGAFNWLAAREDLVGIPPRDVEQVSLFLTQQQMRNLLLLVLIAMPGAAILAGILVWRRRRH